Within the Candidatus Zixiibacteriota bacterium genome, the region GAACCTGTACCCCTGCACATTCGCAATGCACCCACCCGGCTGATGAAAGAGATGGGGTACGGCGAGGGCTACAAATATGCCCATAACTACGATAACGCTTATGCAGTGCAGGAATATTTGCCGGACAGACTGAGTGGCGAAAAATTCTATCATCCCTCAGAAATCGGCTTCGAAAAGAAAATCGCTGAACGGATCAAGTGGTGGGAGGCTCAGAAAAATCCTCCGGATGAACCAGAATCTACATGAATTTTACACAAAATATGCCATTTAAGTCCAAAACCACCTGAAAATACTTGGAAAATCGCTATTCTGTATTATTTTACCTCAAGCCGATAAGTAAGATTCAGTATATAGTCTATGACATCTATTAAAATCGCTATGGGGAATTTAGTAATCGGACGGGGCATTTCGTGTCTGCTTTTGATCATGTTTTTTCTTGTCTCTCCGGATCTGGTGGCGGTTGACCAGATAACTGTCGATTTTGCCAGGCCAACTCGCTTTCTGCCCTACGACATCCTGCAACTGGGGCACTTTGACTTCGAAGATGACCGCCACGGGGTCGGAGTACCGCTGATGGTCTGTTCCGATTCTCTGGCCCCCTTCGGGCCAAAGTATTTTGTGCACGCTTATAATCCTCCCATGGGGAGCTCTGATTACTCATCATTGACTTATAACCAGATGAATTTCATCGAGATTTCGGATCATGACCCGATCGCTTTGCTCCTCAGCAGTGTTATGCCTTATTCTGACACCCGGCAAAATCGCCTTGGAATCCTGGCGGGAGGTTACCGTAACGATTCCGCGTTTGTTGCCCGTACGATTCCCGGAAGCGATTATTTCGACTGGCTCTACCTGGCCAGCGGTACCGACCAAAACGGCGACAGTGTCTGGAGAGGCGGGGTCAATCTGATGAAAGTTTATGATTACGATTTCGACGGTGTCGAGGAAGCTTTTGCCTACGTCAGCCCGGGACGAGACCTCAGTCCGCGCGTGCTCTTCTGCATCAATCCGGAAAAGCTCGAAATAGAATGGTCCCTGCCGGTCGCCTCGATAATCAATGAGCTTTATCCAACCGGTGACAGCATTGATCCAGGCGTCATGATCAGGACCTACAACGTTAAAAACCGTGTAACCGATTCGATCTTCAGCGACCTGTACTGCTACATCGCCAGGATAAACCAGCGAGGCGAAGTCGTCTACCAGAAAATTATGGCGGAAGAACACGGCGGTGTCAGCCTGGCAAAAGTACCCGGCAAAGATATTTTCTTCGTTACACATTCGCTCGACTTCCTTGAGCCGGACGACACACTGGAGTTTCCGGAGCGGAGTTATTCGATCACCCGTTTCGATTCGGATGGAGTGAGAGTCAGGACCGTTTTTCCTGGTGAGAGGATAAATCACGTATACCTTGCGGACTACGATGATGATGGCAAGCTCGATTTGTACACGCTCTCATCGAAAAAGATCGTGCGTATCTATGACCAGGACTTGAACCTTGTGGCGGTCACCGAACCGACAGACTTTGTGAGAATAGTCGATTACATTGCATTTCGCAGTCACGAGAAAAACACGCTTCTAATCGAAAACGCCCGTGGCACCGGCTTGTACACGACCGAGTTGAAACAGGTAGCTCATTTCGACGATCGCATCGATCATTTCTTCCCGCTCGAGTCATCAGAAGACGGCCATTTAACAAAAGCAATGGTCAACGCGCACAACAATTTTTACATGCTGGGATTCAAACGCAAAGAAACAATCGACTATGCCCGCCTTTTGTTCTGGGAATACCAGAATCACATTACCGTCGGCCTGTTTATTCTGGCCGCCGCCCTCCTGGTAACGAACATCATGCGAGTGAAAACCGTACACAGATTGAAAGAGAGTGAGAGAAAATTCGAGCGTCTGTTTAGGGCTAATCCGGCGGCCGCGGTCTATCACGATAAGAATTTGAAAATCCTCGATGTCAATCCGAAATTCGAAAAGCTGTTTGGCTATACCAGACAGGAAATCGTCGGAAAGAAAATCAACGAAACCCTCTTCCCTGAAAGTGACGAGAAAAATCCTGTAAATCATATCCCTCACCGTCTCAGCGAGGGAACAGTCGAGAAGCTCAGGAAACGCAAAAATGGGCGCTTGATTCATGTCGCCATTTCTTCCTCGGTGATAGAAATTGCGGGCAAAGTAACCGGTTATGTCGGCCTTTACCAGGATATCACCGAACGAAAACAAGCAGAAAAGAAGCTGGCCGACAGCGAGGAGAAGTACCGCCTGCTGGTTCACAATGTCTATGCCGGCATCGCTTTGATCGACTACGAGGGTGTATTCCAGTTCATCAATAAGCGGGGTTCATTGGCGCACAATAAGCCGCCGGAAGAAATCATCGGAAAATCAATGTGGGATCTCTTCCCGCATGAAATAGCCGATTTCCAGATGGAGAATATCCGCAGGGTCATAGATAGCAACGAAGTCTACACACGCGAGGAAAAGACTTTTATCGACGGCCAGTGGCGCTGGTATGACATCAATATCCAGCCTTTCCGGGAGACCTCCGGAACTTTGCGGGCGGCGCTGGTGATCACCCATGACACCACCGTCCGCAAACAGGCGGAGATGGTTATCCGGGAAAGCGAGGCACGCTTCAGGGAGCTGGCGGAACTTCTCCCGGAAGGTGTTTACGAGATCAACATGGATGGAATCCTGACTTACGTCAACCAGGAAATTTTAAACAGCTTCGGCTACAGCAATGAGGATATAGAAAACGGTATCAGCGGGTTTGATTTTCTCGCCCCGGAATGCCGTTCACAGGCACGAGAGCACCTGCAGAGAATTCTGTCCGGTGAAATAATAAAGGGCTCAGATTATACCGGCCTCAAAAAAGACGGTACGAAGTTCCCTATCAGGATCCATTCAAGCTGTGTTTATAAAGACGACAAGCCCGTGGGACTGCGCGGCATCGTGATCGATATGTCGGAAATCACCTCCACTATGCAGGCATTGCGAGAAAGCGAGGAACGCTTCCGTGTATCCTTCGATAACGTCGCTACCGGTATGGCCCAGGTCGACCCGGAAGGTCGTTTTCTGCGCGTAAACAATTCCCTGGCGGAGATGCTGGGCTATTCTCCGGATGAAATGACCGGCAGGTCGTTTCAATCATTCACTCATCCCGATGACTACACGATCGGCGGTTGCGCATTCAAGAAACTGTTGTCCGGTGAAATACAAACTGCAAAAGTCGAGAAGCGCTACCTGCATAAATCCGGCCGAACTGTCCATGTCATTGTCAATTCCACCCGCATCAACGATACAGATGGAAAACTGCTGTATATGATCTCGCAGATACAGGATATCACCCAGCGTCGTCTGGCCGAGGAAGCATTGCGTAAAAGTGAGATGGGCTACCGTTCTCTGTTTGAAGATTCTCCCATTATCCTATGCGAGGAGGATTTGAGCAAGGTCATGAAATGTGTCAGGTCAAAATTACCGAACAATGTCGAAAACTATCAGGAATACCTGTTAGATCATAGTGAAGATTTGCTCGAATGCATCTCCGAATTACGCATAGTCAACATAAACCGGGCGGGACTTTCATCATACAGTGCGAAAGATATCGATAATTTGCGGGATTTCTTTACTTCTGAACTGACCGAGGACAACGTCCGCGCTTTCGCCGGTATGATCGCCACGTTCCTGAGCGGTGGAACAACTTATGAGACAGAGTTTCTGAGCAGGACCATCAGGGGAGACGACCTCTTCGTCCATCTCAAAGCTTCGGTAGCGCCGGGACATGAACAGACGTTTTCAAAGGTAATTCTATCCGGTATGGATTTCACTGAAAAACGCCGCACCGAGCTGGCTTTGGCCGAAAGCCGCCAGAGACTGAAGGCAATTTTGAATTCAATCGATGACCTGATTTTTGTACTCGACCGCCGAGGGCGATTCAAATTCTTTGAACAGGTTGCCAATAAAAATGATCTCTACCAGCTTCCCCAGGAATTCATCGGTAGAAACATTGCCGATGTAATGCCTTCGCAGATTGCCGCCAAATACCTGCAATGCATGCAGGAGATCTCAACTTCGGGCGGAACCCGTCAATTCGATTACCCGCTCCGGTTGAATGGATGCGAGCGCTGGTATTCGGTCAAGCTCTCTCCCCTTCGTGATCATGCCGACCGTTTCAGCGGAATCACGGCGGTGGCACGCGAGATCACCGACAAGATCACAGCCAACCGCGAACTGCAGAAGGAACGCGACCTGATCAAGTCGATCCTGGATACCGCCAACAGCCTGATCGTCTGTCTTGACGAGAATGCCCGGATCACGGTTTTCAACGATGAATGCGAGCGGATCACAGGCTACCAGCGCGAGGAGGTTCTCGGAAAATGCTGGCCGGAGCTGTTCTTGCCGGAGCATATCAAACATGAGGGCTTAAAACGTTTCGCCCGCTGGGTCAAGGATCATCCGGAGGACAAATATGAGGGACCCCTCATCACCAGGAGCGGAGAAACCCGGATTATACTATGGTCTAACAGCGCGATCATCCCCAAAGACAGCGAGAAGATAACCGCTATCGCCATCGGCCAGGATATAACCGACCGTAAAAAAGCCGAGAGCGCTCTACGGGACAGTGAGCAGAAGGCCCGCGCCCAGTACTTGAGTATCCCGGTGCCGACTTATACCTGGAAAAAGGTCGCCGATGATTTTATTCTAACGGATTTCAACCATGCCGCCACCGAGATAACCAGGGGCAAAATTAAAGACGTTGTCGGAATAAAGCTGAGTGAATTGTATAAAGATAATCCGGATATTATCAGGGATATGCACAAGTGTTTCGATAAAAAGACCTCGCTACAGAGAGAGATGGAATATACTTTCCAGACGGTAGGTAAAATCCGTCAACTGCTGGCCAGCTATGCCTACGTTCCGCAGGACCAGGTTTTGGTCCACACCCAGGATATTACCGAACGCAAGCAGGCAGAAGAGGATAAAATCCGGCAGGCGCGTTACATTGCCGGTGGCTTCGCGCATGAGATCCGCAACTCGCTTTTCCCCGCCAAAGGCGCCCTAAACATAATCCGCAAGCCGGAAGAATCCGAGCAGGAAAGCACTGAAAGATTCGAGAAATACCGCCGCATAGCCGACCGCGCAGTTTCCCGGGCGATCGACACAACCCGTCTAATCAGCGAATTTACCCGCATGGATCGGGAACATATTCCGGAAAAGGTCAGCCTGAAAAAGGTGGTAGAGGATGTACTCCATTCCAACATCCTGAAGCTGGAGAAACGTAATATTGAGATTAATTATAACGATCTGCCTGATGAGTGGGTAGTTTCAAATCGACGCCAACTTTACATGGTCTTCAATAACCTATTGATAAACAGTATAGATGCCTTGACAGAGACTGCTGATCCGCGTATATTTGTCACGTGGGGTAGAAGGGATGACTTCGTTGAAGTATCATTCAAAGATAACGGACCGGGAATACCGAAAGATATCCTCAACCAGGTCTTTGACGCATTCTTTTCTACCAAACAGGATCGCGGAACCGGTCTTGGTCTGGCTATCACCAAAAAAATCGTGGAAATGTACGGGGGGCAAATAAAGCTGCATAGCCATGACGGCGAGGGAGCAAAATTTACTATCAGATTTAAAATTGCCTGAAGACCTTACAGGTTATTTAATATACCAAGTACTAAACTGCAATGAATCCTGAATCACAAAAAACGAAGGTTTTGATTGTCGATGACAATCCCGATGTCCTGCAGATGCTCAGGGAACTGCTGGATAAGCACTACCATGTTATCGAGGCGACTTCCGGCCGGAAATCAATTGAACTGGTCAAAAAGCATCCTGATATTTCCGCTATCATCATGGATATTCGGATGCCGGAGATGGACGGCCTGACTGCCTCGCGGGCAATTCGCCAGAGCCATTCCGAAATACCGATTATCATCCTGACCGGTTATGCCGGTGAGTATCACGAGGAAGAAATCGACGAAAATGAAGAGCCTTTTGACTACATCCTCAAGGGCGATTCAATTCCGCGCCTGATGCGTTCGATACGCAACGCTGTCGAACATACTCAACTCCATCGCGACAATAAGAGCCTCAATCTGCACGCCGAGAAGAAATTCGGCATGGTGGGTCATTCCAGGGTCATGACCGATTTATACAAGCTCATCCAGAAAGCTTCCAAAAGCGATAAAAACGTCATTATACTGGGCGAAACCGGTACCGGAAAAGAGCTGGTGGCGAGGGCGATCCATGAGAACAGCGAGCGAGCGAAAAACGAATACGGAGTAATTAACTGTAACCACCGCCCTCCGGATCTGGTCGAACCGGACCTGTTCGGGCTCGAGGATGGAGCATTTACAGACGCTGTCAAGCGTATCGGGCTGTTCGAAAAAGCTAACCGTGGTACGATTTTCCTGGATGATATCTGTGATATGAATATCAATACCCAGGGCAAGCTCCTGCGTGTCTTGCAGGAAGGTACTTTCTGCCGTTTGGGTAGCACTGAGACTCGTATGACTGATGTCAGGGTGTTGTGCGCCTCCAACCGCAGTCTTGACCAGATGATGCTGGAGAAAACATTCCGTCAGGATCTGTATTTCAGGCTCAAGGGGATCACTATCCTGGTACCGCCTTTGCGCAAACGTCCCGAAGACATCCCGCACCTGGTGCGCTATTTCAGTGAAATCCACTGCCGCAAACATCGCAAACCGTTCAAGATTTTTGATGACCCCGCAATTGACGCCATGATCGATTTTGACTGGCCCGGCAATGTTCGCCAGCTTCGCAACGCGGTGGAATCATTGATCGACCTGACTGAATCCGATATTATCATGGCCGATGATGTCATCGATGAAATTCAGCATACGCCGGATATTAGTTATGATGAATCCAGTAGCCTGAATGAGATGATAGACGACTTTACCCGTCGCACGATCCTTAAAGCCCTCAAACGCACCAAAGGTAATCGCAGAAAAGCCGCTGAAATGCTTCAAACCGATCCATCTAACATGGCCAAGCTCATGAAACGCCTGGGCATGCTTTAGATCTTCTTTTTCTGTAAGTCTTTAGAAATGAATCCCGGAAAAACAACCGGTTCAGCAGTCGGGAATACCGTCGTCGTCAATATCGCAAGGCGCCGGACTTCCGGCCTGGAAAGCGTAATTGACGATATAGACAGCATCGGAAACGTCGACCAGGCTGTCGCAGTTGACATCGCCTGATTCAACCGGGTCAGGTGCCGGACCGCCCCCGAAGGCGTAATTGATGAGATACACAGCATCCGATACATCGACCAGCTCATCGCCATTAGTATCGCCGCAGATATACGTTACAATCTCGATATAGACAGAATCGAGCTGGGTGGCAACCGTATCCGCGCCGTCGGAGAATTCAAAATAATATGGGTACCATCCGGTTTCCGGGACGGTCAGGATAATATTGAACTGACTGCCATTCTGGTAGTCTTTTTCGCAGGCTGTCAGATCGTAGACCGATCCGTCAAAATACAGACGCCTTAAAACCGGCAGGTGGTCATCGGCATCGGAATAAGTTACTTGCGCGCTGACCGTATCCTGCTCTACCTGGAAGACCGAAACACCTGACAGGCTTGGGGGTGTGTTTGCGAGCGAATAGTCCAGATGATTCGATTTCGGCTGAAATCCGGCGTATTTGCCCATATCGTTCATGGTCAGTTCGGTGAATTCCTGTGTACCGGTGACCGGTGAAATACCTATAAACTGCGAAGGGGGCGGCCAGTCGGACCATTCCGGTTGTGAGGTTAAATCAGAGATTTGGCAGGACATCCAGAGCTTATTGCCATCTATTAGATAATCTATATTGCCTATCTGGGAAAAAGAGCTGTCAACACCATCGATTTTATACAGCCC harbors:
- a CDS encoding PAS domain S-box protein, translating into MTSIKIAMGNLVIGRGISCLLLIMFFLVSPDLVAVDQITVDFARPTRFLPYDILQLGHFDFEDDRHGVGVPLMVCSDSLAPFGPKYFVHAYNPPMGSSDYSSLTYNQMNFIEISDHDPIALLLSSVMPYSDTRQNRLGILAGGYRNDSAFVARTIPGSDYFDWLYLASGTDQNGDSVWRGGVNLMKVYDYDFDGVEEAFAYVSPGRDLSPRVLFCINPEKLEIEWSLPVASIINELYPTGDSIDPGVMIRTYNVKNRVTDSIFSDLYCYIARINQRGEVVYQKIMAEEHGGVSLAKVPGKDIFFVTHSLDFLEPDDTLEFPERSYSITRFDSDGVRVRTVFPGERINHVYLADYDDDGKLDLYTLSSKKIVRIYDQDLNLVAVTEPTDFVRIVDYIAFRSHEKNTLLIENARGTGLYTTELKQVAHFDDRIDHFFPLESSEDGHLTKAMVNAHNNFYMLGFKRKETIDYARLLFWEYQNHITVGLFILAAALLVTNIMRVKTVHRLKESERKFERLFRANPAAAVYHDKNLKILDVNPKFEKLFGYTRQEIVGKKINETLFPESDEKNPVNHIPHRLSEGTVEKLRKRKNGRLIHVAISSSVIEIAGKVTGYVGLYQDITERKQAEKKLADSEEKYRLLVHNVYAGIALIDYEGVFQFINKRGSLAHNKPPEEIIGKSMWDLFPHEIADFQMENIRRVIDSNEVYTREEKTFIDGQWRWYDINIQPFRETSGTLRAALVITHDTTVRKQAEMVIRESEARFRELAELLPEGVYEINMDGILTYVNQEILNSFGYSNEDIENGISGFDFLAPECRSQAREHLQRILSGEIIKGSDYTGLKKDGTKFPIRIHSSCVYKDDKPVGLRGIVIDMSEITSTMQALRESEERFRVSFDNVATGMAQVDPEGRFLRVNNSLAEMLGYSPDEMTGRSFQSFTHPDDYTIGGCAFKKLLSGEIQTAKVEKRYLHKSGRTVHVIVNSTRINDTDGKLLYMISQIQDITQRRLAEEALRKSEMGYRSLFEDSPIILCEEDLSKVMKCVRSKLPNNVENYQEYLLDHSEDLLECISELRIVNINRAGLSSYSAKDIDNLRDFFTSELTEDNVRAFAGMIATFLSGGTTYETEFLSRTIRGDDLFVHLKASVAPGHEQTFSKVILSGMDFTEKRRTELALAESRQRLKAILNSIDDLIFVLDRRGRFKFFEQVANKNDLYQLPQEFIGRNIADVMPSQIAAKYLQCMQEISTSGGTRQFDYPLRLNGCERWYSVKLSPLRDHADRFSGITAVAREITDKITANRELQKERDLIKSILDTANSLIVCLDENARITVFNDECERITGYQREEVLGKCWPELFLPEHIKHEGLKRFARWVKDHPEDKYEGPLITRSGETRIILWSNSAIIPKDSEKITAIAIGQDITDRKKAESALRDSEQKARAQYLSIPVPTYTWKKVADDFILTDFNHAATEITRGKIKDVVGIKLSELYKDNPDIIRDMHKCFDKKTSLQREMEYTFQTVGKIRQLLASYAYVPQDQVLVHTQDITERKQAEEDKIRQARYIAGGFAHEIRNSLFPAKGALNIIRKPEESEQESTERFEKYRRIADRAVSRAIDTTRLISEFTRMDREHIPEKVSLKKVVEDVLHSNILKLEKRNIEINYNDLPDEWVVSNRRQLYMVFNNLLINSIDALTETADPRIFVTWGRRDDFVEVSFKDNGPGIPKDILNQVFDAFFSTKQDRGTGLGLAITKKIVEMYGGQIKLHSHDGEGAKFTIRFKIA
- a CDS encoding response regulator, whose protein sequence is MNPESQKTKVLIVDDNPDVLQMLRELLDKHYHVIEATSGRKSIELVKKHPDISAIIMDIRMPEMDGLTASRAIRQSHSEIPIIILTGYAGEYHEEEIDENEEPFDYILKGDSIPRLMRSIRNAVEHTQLHRDNKSLNLHAEKKFGMVGHSRVMTDLYKLIQKASKSDKNVIILGETGTGKELVARAIHENSERAKNEYGVINCNHRPPDLVEPDLFGLEDGAFTDAVKRIGLFEKANRGTIFLDDICDMNINTQGKLLRVLQEGTFCRLGSTETRMTDVRVLCASNRSLDQMMLEKTFRQDLYFRLKGITILVPPLRKRPEDIPHLVRYFSEIHCRKHRKPFKIFDDPAIDAMIDFDWPGNVRQLRNAVESLIDLTESDIIMADDVIDEIQHTPDISYDESSSLNEMIDDFTRRTILKALKRTKGNRRKAAEMLQTDPSNMAKLMKRLGML